One Gossypium hirsutum isolate 1008001.06 chromosome A11, Gossypium_hirsutum_v2.1, whole genome shotgun sequence genomic window carries:
- the LOC107956985 gene encoding cytosolic sulfotransferase 14 has protein sequence MEKTDMYNSSMVSTSHDVEESWDDEFQQLVQTFPKDKSFTGMNLYFFQGFWCPSIVLKAVISCQKHFQASDSDILIATLPKCGTTWLKALTFSTLYLSQFARENNPLLTYNPHSLVRFIDYDFYLNDTCPDLENCTLYQPRLFSIHLPYASLPTSIKDSNCKIVYLCRNPMNTLISFWSFFSRLRGEGFEPVSLDEAFEMFCQGINEFGPFFDHVLGYWRASQEKSSKILFLQYEDLKEDINSHLKKLAMFLGVPFTEEEEKQGVVEEIAKICSFENMKDLEVNKKGAQTFGYPQETFSGKTKTFVIPREAFFRKAKTGDWSNYLIPSMVERLEKLIQEKLDNSGLTFKLFSKTSKDNEGCMSIGFNL, from the coding sequence ATGGAGAAAACAGATATGTACAACTCCAGCATGGTTTCCACATCCCATGATGTTGAGGAGTCTTGGGATGATGAATTCCAACAACTGGTGCAAACCTTCCCTAAAGATAAAAGCTTCACAGGAATGAATCTTTACTTCTTCCAAGGTTTCTGGTGCCCATCAATTGTTTTAAAAGCTGTGATTTCTTGTCAGAAACATTTCCAAGCATCTGATTCTGATATTCTCATCGCCACTTTGCCAAAATGTGGCACTACTTGGCTTAAAGCTTTGACTTTCTCCACTTTGTACCTCAGTCAGTTCGCAAGGGAAAACAATCCCTTGCTCACCTATAACCCTCACTCTCTGGTTCGCTTCATTGATTATGACTTTTATTTGAACGACACTTGTCCTGATCTCGAAAATTGTACTCTTTATCAGCCAAGACTTTTTTCTATCCACTTGCCTTATGCTTCTTTGCCAACTTCCATTAAAGATTCCAACTGTAAGATTGTTTACTTATGTAGAAACCCCATGAACACGCTCATTTCTTTTTGGTCTTTCTTTTCCAGGCTTCGAGGCGAAGGCTTTGAGCCAGTATCACTAGATGAAGCTTTTGAGATGTTCTGCCAAGGAATCAATGAATTTGGACCATTTTTCGATCATGTGCTAGGGTATTGGAGGGCAAGCCAAGAAAAATCGAGCAAAATATTGTTTTTACAGTATGAAGATCTCAAGGAAGACATCAATTCTCACCTAAAAAAGTTGGCAATGTTTTTGGGGGTTCCTTTCACTGAGGAAGAAGAGAAACAAGGAGTTGTTGAAGAAATAGCGAAAATTTGCAGCTTTGAGAACATGAAAGACTTGGAAGTGAATAAGAAGGGCGCGCAAACTTTTGGGTATCCACAAGAAACTTTCTCAGGGAAAACAAAGACTTTTGTGATTCCACGAGAAGCTTTCTTTAGAAAAGCAAAAACGGGAGATTGGAGCAATTATCTCATACCCTCCATGGTTGAACGTCTAGAGAAACTTATTCAAGAAAAATTGGATAACTCAGGTTTAACATTTAAATTGTTCTCTAAAACTTCAAAAGATAACGAGGGATGTATGTCTATTGGCTTTAATTTATGA